The genomic window TCAAAACAGCAAGGGCGGTTGGGCCAACGGAGTCATTCAACTTAAGAAACCGTTGGATGTCAGAAAATACAATTCCATTGTGGTGTGGGTGTGGACTTCTCTTCCCAATATGCGTCTTTCACTTCGTTTAAAATCGGGTTCTCAGATAGAAGCCGACGCGCTTCCGACCCAAGGTTTCCCCCCCAATGAGCCAATTCAATTGGTGATTCCTTTTTCTCGTTTTTCCTCTAAAGACCGTTTGAACTTTTCCAAACTTCAACAAATTATCCTTGAGTTTGGTCAGGAAACCACGGGAAATCCTTCTCGTGGCGTAATTCAAGTGTTGGGGGTGGCTTTTGTGGAGCAAAGCCCCAAATTAAAACGATCTATTCTGGTGTTGGGGCGGTCCACCACAAAAGTGGTTTTGGCTGAACCAATGAGAAGAGACGAGCCCGGAGATGATTCTATCGATGAAATATCGGGCTCGAAGACCGTCCGACAGTCTGCGCCCTCAACCATCACTGCCATGGGGAAATCCGTGAAGGCTTTTTTGAGTATGTCGGAAAAAGAAACCGCGGAATTTTTTAGAGGACTTGGCCTTAACTTTACTGGTCCCCAGCCCACCCGTCCTGTTGAAATACATCCGGAAGAACCCCGGAAAATTTATCGGGAATGGATAGCCGACTATTCTCGAGGTTGGCCATTAATAGATTCCCGCCAAATTGAAGTTGTTGACGAGTCCAATGCTGAAAAAACTGGAGGCAATATGGCCAACGTTTTTTATTTTCTCTTTCTCCTGTCGCTCGCTACGTTATGGTTTTTTCTTTTACGGCGAGGTCATGTAAAAAAGAATTCAGAGAAATCTGCCAAAATTTTCCATGAGGTGGTATGGCCTTTTTCCATTACGCAGCCCGTTCTTCACCGAAAAATCGAGAGAGAATTCTGGAAAGGTGTATCGGCTCAGCAAAGTCGATTCGGTTGGCTCTCTACGTCGGGTTTGGTAATGGAAAGAGCTTCTCCCTCTGAATATTTCGGAGAACCATTCCTCTTTCGACAAATTGAGCTCGCGGATAAGGCAGGTGTTACGCTATTCCCCAGTCTCTCATTCTCCAATGTTCTATTTCGAAAAGATTCCAATCAACCCAATATGGAATGGTCGGGTGTGGCGCTCAGGTCTCTGGTAACCGATACCATAAATCGTTTCGCGGATGTGGCTTCTGGGGCTCGAATTGAAAATGCGGTCGAGTTCTTGGATCCCAAACTCAGGCGGAGTGGCCAATATGAATTTTGGGCGGATGTAATTGCGTCCGTCAGAGCAAAAAAACCGCATTTCATTTTTATTGCGGATGCGGTGGGAGATCATGTCAAACTCATGCGAGATGTGGGTTTTGATTTTTATGAAAATGACCGTGTGGTTTCTATTTTATTGGACCAGCTTCAGGAAGGCAGAGTCGGAGATGTTCAAGCCTTCCTTCGAGGGAAATCAGCCCAGGCGTTGTATCGGTCCATTTTTAATTTATCTCCGCTCGTCAAACCCTGCAAAAATGACCTGGAACGACATCGGAAAATTTTGGCGGTTATTATTCTGACTTTGTTGCCTGGCATAATTCAACATGACAACAATTTGCCGGATGAATTGGTTATGTTTATCGATGCCATGGCCAAAACGATGCCTGTGCGTTTTGGGGAATTCGTGTTGTTGCCAAATGGGAATTCTAGTGTGATCTCATTTGCTCGTTGGTGGAAAAAATCAATGATTATTGCCGTAGGGAATTTTTCTCAGACCTCACAAGAAGTGATGGTTCGATTGGATCCCATTCAAGCAGGAATAGACAACAACAAACTCTATCTATTTGAGAATGCCCTTCACGGGGCGCCCTTTTTGAAATCACATCTTAATCAACCCAACGCCGGTGAACCGGCTTTGGCGTTGTGGGGTCAAAACCTGCGAGAAACAGGGTTGCCTCTGAATTTGGCGCCATTGAGTCTGACCTTGTTCGCTGTTTCTCTTAACAAATCATTGGGTAGGATTCATGAAGAGATTGAACCCTCACGGCAAGTCCCAGCGCTAAATTAACTAACATTCCCAGCATGACCTTTCTTAAAACTTACGCTGACTTCATCAAAGTCGAACATACTCTTTTTTCCCTTCCTTTGTTTTTCGCTGGAGCTCTGTTGGCGCAACATAAATGGCCTACCTTAAAAGAAACATTCCTCATTTTTTTGGCAGGGGCATCGGCTCGAATTGTCGCTTTGGTGTTAAATCGCATCATTGATCGCCCTATAGATGCCAAAAACCCTCGCACGCAGGATCGACATTTGATCAGTGGAAAAATGAAACTATGGGAAGCATGGCTTTTGGCCACTCTGGCGTTGTTGCTTTATTTGTATGCGGCGTGGTTGCTTTCGGACTTGTGTCTTAAACTTTCTTGGATTCCGCTTCTTGGTTTTTTCGCCTACCCTTATTTTAAACGCCTTACCAAGTGGACCCATGTGGGTCTCGGTTTGGTTTGGTCATTGATTCCTCTGGCGGGTTTCTTCGCAGTTAAATCCTCCTTTGATGGAATTTTTCCGGTGGTTCTCCTTTCACTTTTTAGTGTGTTTTGGTTGGCGGGATTCGACATTATCTATGCCACCATGGATGAGGAGTTCGACCGTGAAATGGGGGTTTATTCATTGCCCGCAGCTTGGGGGATTCCGCGAGCCCTTCGGTTGGCGGGTTGGTTTCACCTGTTGGCCTTTGTATTGATTGTGTTTCTTTACGCCACTTTTCTTTCGGGTCCCATTACGGTGATGTTAATGGGATTGTTGGGGGTGTTGCTTTTGGTCGAATATCGAATGTCCAATAACGTAAATTTTTCATTTTTTCAGGTCAACACGATCATTGGATTTGTGGTGTTGTTGATGGTTCTCTCAGGAATAAAGGGTCTATGAAAGGGATTCGTGGGATCTTGTTTTTATGCGAAGAAACGTTTGAAGAACGCCGTCGCCCCGGCCTAGCCTTTAAGTGGAGTGATGGTTGGCAAGTGTATAAGCCGGGGCCCAGTCGTTCCGGCAGAAGGTGTGATGGGATCACCTCCCCCTCTGGAGAGGCTGGGTCCCGGCTTATGCTCTTCTCGGCGTACACATCCTTTAAAATATGGGCCGGGACGACGGCCATGCGTGATCTCTTGTTGGGTTGCGGCGGAACTGCGCTATGAGAACGGTGGTGGCCATCACTGGCGCCTCTGGAACAGCAGTGGGGGTGGAATTTTTAAAGAGATGCCCTGGAGAAAAATTTTTAATTATCTCACGTTGGGGTAAAGCGGTGCTTCATCAGGAAACCGGATTGGTACCCGAGGACCTTTCCCCTTACATAGAAAAAATTTTCTCAGGGGACGATTTATCCGCTCCATTTGCTTCCGGAACCATTCCCTTTGATCAGTATGTGATCCTCCCTTGTTCTCTCTCAACTTTGGGCCGAATTGCGAATGGGATTGGTGAAAATTTGGTCGCTCGTGTAGGCGAGGTGGCGCTGAAAGAAAATCGTCGGATGATTTTGGGTCTTCGAGAATCCCCCCTCTCCGCCATCGCGCTTGAAAATGCGCTCAAACTTTCCCGTCTTGGGGTGACCATTATGCCCTTGTGCCCTCCGTTCTATTTCAAATCACTGACGAATGAGGAGACCATCGGCCGATTTGTCGATCACCTGTTGACCACTCTGAACCTTCCCTCAGAAAAATCGGGATGGCGACAAAATGCCCTTTAAGAACCTCCAAACGTTTGTTTCCCATCTTGAGAAAGAAAAGGATTTGATCCGAATCAAGGCGGAAGTCGATCCTGTTTTGGAAGTCACTGAAATCGCCACTCGTGTTGTTAAAAAGTCCGGACCCGCTTTGTTGTTCGAAAATATTAAAGGATCGCGGTTCCCTCTCTTGATCAATGTTTTGGGGGCAGCGCGGCGCGTGGAGTGGGCCTTGGGACGGTCCCCCGCTCAAGTCGGACAAGAGCTGTCTCACTTAGCGGAGAGTTTGATGCCCCCGAGTCCTCAGAAATTGTGGCATAACCGCTCAGGGCTTGTGCGGGTCCTCAAAATGAAACCCAAGTTTGTGGCGCGCGCGTCTCTCACCATGAATAAAATGGAGCCGGCCAATATGGATCTGTTGCCATTGGCTCAATCCTGGCCCAAAGATGGTGGTAAGTTCATTACATTTCCGCTTGTGATCACCCAAAGTCCGAAAGATGGTAAACAAAACATGGGTGTGTACCGAATGCATGTTTATGGAAAAAATAAAACGGGAATGCATTGGCAAATTGGGAAGGGAGGCGGTTATCACTATCAAGAAGCCGAAGCGCGTGATGAAAAGTTGCCTGTCGTGGTGATTGTGGGAGCGGATCCCATTCTTATGATGTGCGGAATTTTGCCTTTGCCTGAGGGTTTAAGTGAAATGTCTTTTGCGGGTTTTTTGAGAGGAACAGCCACCGCCGTAACGGATTTGACCCGGCCCAAGTTTCCCGTTCCAGCAGAAGCGGAGTTTGCTTTGGAAGGATTTGTTTCTCCTCATCAGAGGCGACAAGAGGGGCCCTATGGAGATCACTTTGGACATTATTCATTGGAAGCCCCTTTTCCGGTTTTCCAAGTGGAGCGGATATGGCACAGGCCTCAAGCCATTTTCCCCATTGCGGTGGTTGGAAAACCTCCTCAAGAAGATCAAGTGATTGGAGATGCGGTTCAAGAAATGCTTCTTCCCCTTCTTAAAATCATGCATCCCGAAATTAGCGACCTTTGGGCTTATCAAGAAGCGGGGTTCCACAATTTGTTGGTGATTTCAGTCAAACAACGTTTTGAAAAAGAAGCCATCAAAACCGCCTTGTGGGCCTTGGGAGAAGGCCAATTGGCGCTGACCAAGTGTGTGGTGGTGGTCGATGCCGATGTCGATGCCAGGAATTTCAACGCGGTCCTCAAATCCATTCGAAATTTTTTTGATCCCAAAGATGATTTCTTACTTTTGCCTGGTACCTCACAAGACACGCTCGATTTCACCAGCGGAAAAATGAATCTGGGGAGCAAATTTATTATCGATGCCACAGCAGGACCCCGAAAATTCAACGACCGGCCACCGGTGTCATTGGATATTCAGTCTATTGGACAATTGGATCCTCGGATTAAAGAAGCTCGGATTTTAGAAGGGACTATGTTGGTTCTCCAAGTCACGAGCGGAGGCCGAGAGGTTTTGGAAAAAATGTTAACCTCGCCTGCCTTTCAAGGGTTTTCAATGGTAGCGACGGTCAGCGAGGATGTTCCCTTAAATGATAACACCTTGCTTTTGTGGGGTCTGTTTACTCGCTTTGATTGTCACCGCGACACCTTTTTTGGAAAAACGGCCCTTCACAGAGGCCACCCGGTTTATTCTGGTCCGCTATTCATCGACGCGACTTGGAAGCCGGATTATCCAGAACCCTTGGTTATGAATCAAGAGATCATTGAGCGGGTGAACCGTCGGTGGCCGGAGTATGGAATTGAATAATATCTATGCAGATTAAAGATCCCAACATCGTTCCTCTGTGGAGAAAAATTCAAAATGGCGAACGTCTTTCATTTGAAGATGGACGATCCCTTTTCGCAAGCTCGGACCTACA from Elusimicrobiota bacterium includes these protein-coding regions:
- the ubiA gene encoding 4-hydroxybenzoate octaprenyltransferase codes for the protein MTFLKTYADFIKVEHTLFSLPLFFAGALLAQHKWPTLKETFLIFLAGASARIVALVLNRIIDRPIDAKNPRTQDRHLISGKMKLWEAWLLATLALLLYLYAAWLLSDLCLKLSWIPLLGFFAYPYFKRLTKWTHVGLGLVWSLIPLAGFFAVKSSFDGIFPVVLLSLFSVFWLAGFDIIYATMDEEFDREMGVYSLPAAWGIPRALRLAGWFHLLAFVLIVFLYATFLSGPITVMLMGLLGVLLLVEYRMSNNVNFSFFQVNTIIGFVVLLMVLSGIKGL
- the ubiX gene encoding Flavin prenyltransferase UbiX; translated protein: MRTVVAITGASGTAVGVEFLKRCPGEKFLIISRWGKAVLHQETGLVPEDLSPYIEKIFSGDDLSAPFASGTIPFDQYVILPCSLSTLGRIANGIGENLVARVGEVALKENRRMILGLRESPLSAIALENALKLSRLGVTIMPLCPPFYFKSLTNEETIGRFVDHLLTTLNLPSEKSGWRQNAL
- a CDS encoding 4-hydroxybenzoate decarboxylase subunit C, giving the protein MPFKNLQTFVSHLEKEKDLIRIKAEVDPVLEVTEIATRVVKKSGPALLFENIKGSRFPLLINVLGAARRVEWALGRSPAQVGQELSHLAESLMPPSPQKLWHNRSGLVRVLKMKPKFVARASLTMNKMEPANMDLLPLAQSWPKDGGKFITFPLVITQSPKDGKQNMGVYRMHVYGKNKTGMHWQIGKGGGYHYQEAEARDEKLPVVVIVGADPILMMCGILPLPEGLSEMSFAGFLRGTATAVTDLTRPKFPVPAEAEFALEGFVSPHQRRQEGPYGDHFGHYSLEAPFPVFQVERIWHRPQAIFPIAVVGKPPQEDQVIGDAVQEMLLPLLKIMHPEISDLWAYQEAGFHNLLVISVKQRFEKEAIKTALWALGEGQLALTKCVVVVDADVDARNFNAVLKSIRNFFDPKDDFLLLPGTSQDTLDFTSGKMNLGSKFIIDATAGPRKFNDRPPVSLDIQSIGQLDPRIKEARILEGTMLVLQVTSGGREVLEKMLTSPAFQGFSMVATVSEDVPLNDNTLLLWGLFTRFDCHRDTFFGKTALHRGHPVYSGPLFIDATWKPDYPEPLVMNQEIIERVNRRWPEYGIE